A stretch of the Saccharolobus caldissimus genome encodes the following:
- a CDS encoding serine/threonine-protein kinase RIO2 yields the protein MRLSLAERASLVGPFDYIVLKTIYEDRDKSEYIHYLTLKKKLGQKNVKDLKISLLKLNKLKLVFKDSTSLAFKLTFSGLDILAIKMLYVNHILNKLGSIIGEGKESIVYLGYDFNDNPIVVKFHRIGRNSYKSIRRREPYKKSWITISVENAEREYKALKCVHDNGGKVPRPLGIAYNAVAMEYIDGIELYRVSNNAFDFTKLYNEILGTMRIAYTECKIAHGDLSPYNILIDKENNLFIIDWPQASQSEESLQHDIRNIINFFRRFGISDDPQKIFDYVRGIS from the coding sequence ATGAGACTTTCCTTAGCGGAAAGAGCGTCACTTGTAGGGCCTTTTGATTATATAGTGCTTAAGACTATATATGAAGATAGGGATAAAAGTGAATATATTCATTATTTAACATTAAAGAAAAAATTAGGTCAAAAAAATGTTAAAGATCTCAAGATTTCTTTATTAAAATTAAATAAATTAAAATTAGTGTTTAAGGATTCTACAAGTTTAGCATTTAAGCTAACATTTTCTGGATTAGATATTCTTGCAATTAAAATGTTGTATGTGAATCACATATTAAACAAATTAGGTAGCATAATAGGTGAGGGAAAAGAGAGTATAGTATACTTAGGTTATGACTTCAATGATAACCCAATTGTAGTTAAATTCCACCGAATTGGTAGAAATAGTTATAAAAGTATTAGAAGAAGAGAACCTTATAAGAAGAGTTGGATTACTATTTCGGTCGAAAATGCGGAAAGGGAATATAAGGCACTCAAATGCGTCCATGATAATGGAGGTAAAGTACCTAGACCATTAGGTATTGCATACAATGCAGTAGCAATGGAATACATAGATGGTATAGAGCTTTATAGAGTTTCTAATAATGCTTTTGATTTTACAAAATTATATAATGAAATATTAGGTACAATGAGAATTGCGTACACAGAATGCAAAATTGCTCATGGTGATTTAAGTCCTTATAATATACTTATTGATAAGGAAAATAACTTATTTATAATAGATTGGCCTCAAGCATCACAATCTGAAGAAAGTCTTCAACACGATATAAGAAATATTATTAATTTTTTTAGAAGATTTGGAATTAGTGATGATCCGCAAAAAATCTTTGATTATGTAAGAGGGATATCATGA
- the pdo gene encoding protein disulfide oxidoreductase: MEEEYAELFSDEVRSALQDALKDMKNNVDVYVFIDSADENCQYCAVTKKFMEFIASAAPKDSNGDSLLKIHVIDRSNEEDKRLFKEFKVDRIPTVAFYKGYIRWTGAPLGEEIRALVETIVRLSQGESGLSTETIEAIRNKLNGEVKIETVVTPSCPYCPYAALMAHMVAFEACKAGKCNVLSDVIEAYENQDIAEKYQVMSVPTIAINGSVEFIGVPYEENFINSILEKQKGEESKE, encoded by the coding sequence ATGGAAGAAGAATATGCAGAATTATTTAGTGATGAAGTAAGAAGTGCTTTACAAGATGCATTGAAAGATATGAAAAATAATGTAGATGTTTACGTGTTTATAGATAGTGCTGACGAAAATTGTCAATATTGTGCAGTAACAAAAAAGTTTATGGAGTTTATAGCTAGTGCGGCTCCTAAAGATTCTAATGGAGACAGTTTGTTAAAAATTCATGTAATTGACAGATCTAATGAAGAAGATAAAAGACTATTTAAGGAATTTAAGGTAGATAGAATTCCAACTGTAGCCTTTTATAAGGGATACATAAGGTGGACTGGCGCACCATTAGGCGAAGAGATAAGAGCATTAGTTGAAACTATAGTACGTTTATCTCAAGGCGAAAGTGGTTTAAGCACAGAAACTATAGAAGCTATAAGAAATAAATTAAATGGTGAAGTTAAAATAGAGACAGTAGTTACACCATCTTGTCCTTATTGTCCTTATGCTGCTTTAATGGCTCATATGGTAGCATTTGAGGCTTGTAAAGCTGGAAAATGTAATGTATTATCTGATGTGATTGAAGCATATGAAAATCAAGATATTGCAGAGAAGTATCAAGTTATGTCTGTACCAACGATAGCTATCAATGGATCAGTAGAATTTATAGGAGTACCATATGAAGAGAATTTTATTAACTCAATTTTAGAGAAACAAAAAGGAGAAGAATCTAAAGAGTAA
- the rqcH gene encoding ribosome rescue protein RqcH: MTTTNIKLHRKSSMSYFDLLAWVTENKKILSYCIIDNIFSIENIENAFIFKLHCQGKDQELIIEPGKRINFTKYNYPKSSSGKVTLLRELLRGDIITDISILGRERILLLTLKKGKKIIVELLPRGLLVVTDNEDKILFSTEYKEFRDRKIKIGEKYIKPPSIEISNEEIEKLIKNGNLARALGVPQEVIIYLNLVNFNDLEIMRKKISELENLISNGNIKPCIIENLTVLPFPIDNCKEYQKFNDAIDDYFYTITQEELTKKTSKKIEEEKEKIINTIIQLENSIKEYEQKEKMYQQIGNMILTKTSEIQQILSNLNKKERKVKINLEGFEIELDTSISIPKNASKFFEEAKEYKRKLSRALESLNELKKKLEKLEKEKIEKQQEIKITLRKKEWYEKYRWSISRNGFLILAGKDSSQNESLVRKFLEDNDIFLHADIQGAPATIIKTQNEIPSEEDIMDAAIIAACYSKAWKLGFASVDVFWTFGNQVSKSPPSGEYLAKGSFMIHGKKNFIKNVKLELAMGFIINNDTIKVLVGSEESVKNKTNYYVILGPGDDEKEKVADKIIKIMNRMLPNVKGLNTLKNEIIDKIPAKSKIIKTSITYNS, from the coding sequence ATGACTACTACAAATATAAAATTGCACAGAAAATCTTCAATGAGTTACTTTGACCTATTAGCATGGGTTACTGAAAATAAGAAAATATTATCGTATTGCATAATAGACAATATATTTTCTATAGAAAACATTGAGAATGCTTTTATTTTTAAATTACATTGTCAAGGAAAAGATCAAGAATTAATTATAGAACCGGGTAAGAGGATTAACTTCACAAAATATAACTATCCTAAGAGTTCATCTGGAAAAGTTACTTTACTTAGAGAGCTTCTCCGAGGAGATATAATCACAGATATATCAATATTAGGAAGAGAAAGAATATTATTACTCACATTAAAAAAAGGTAAAAAAATAATTGTCGAACTATTACCCAGAGGATTACTAGTAGTTACAGATAATGAGGATAAAATATTATTTTCCACCGAATATAAAGAGTTTAGAGATAGAAAAATTAAAATTGGAGAAAAATATATTAAACCACCATCAATAGAAATTTCTAATGAAGAGATAGAAAAATTAATAAAAAATGGGAATTTAGCTAGAGCATTAGGAGTGCCTCAAGAAGTAATTATTTATCTCAACTTAGTAAATTTTAATGATTTAGAAATAATGAGGAAAAAAATATCCGAATTAGAAAATTTAATAAGTAATGGAAATATAAAACCTTGTATAATTGAAAATTTAACCGTATTGCCTTTTCCAATTGATAATTGTAAGGAATATCAAAAATTTAACGATGCAATAGATGATTATTTTTATACAATCACACAAGAAGAGTTAACTAAAAAAACTTCTAAAAAAATAGAGGAAGAAAAAGAGAAAATAATAAATACAATAATTCAATTAGAAAATAGTATCAAAGAATATGAACAAAAGGAAAAAATGTACCAACAGATAGGAAATATGATATTAACAAAAACTTCAGAAATACAACAAATTTTATCAAACTTAAACAAGAAAGAAAGAAAGGTTAAAATTAATTTAGAAGGATTTGAGATAGAATTAGATACCTCAATATCAATACCTAAAAATGCATCAAAATTTTTTGAGGAAGCAAAAGAGTATAAGAGGAAGTTATCTAGAGCTCTAGAAAGCCTAAATGAACTTAAGAAAAAACTAGAAAAACTTGAGAAAGAAAAAATAGAAAAGCAACAGGAAATAAAGATTACATTAAGGAAAAAAGAGTGGTATGAGAAATATAGATGGAGTATTTCTAGAAATGGATTTCTAATATTAGCAGGAAAGGATTCAAGCCAAAATGAGAGTTTAGTAAGAAAATTCTTAGAAGATAACGATATATTTCTTCATGCGGATATTCAAGGAGCACCAGCCACTATTATTAAAACGCAAAATGAGATTCCATCAGAAGAAGATATAATGGATGCCGCGATTATTGCTGCATGTTACTCTAAAGCGTGGAAATTAGGATTTGCATCAGTAGATGTATTTTGGACATTTGGCAATCAAGTCTCTAAATCTCCTCCATCTGGAGAATATTTAGCAAAAGGTTCATTTATGATACATGGCAAAAAGAATTTCATAAAAAATGTAAAGTTAGAATTGGCAATGGGATTTATTATAAATAATGATACTATTAAAGTTCTAGTAGGAAGCGAGGAATCAGTTAAAAATAAGACTAATTACTATGTAATTCTTGGACCCGGTGATGATGAAAAGGAAAAGGTTGCAGATAAGATCATAAAAATAATGAACAGAATGTTGCCAAATGTTAAAGGATTAAACACTCTAAAGAATGAAATAATTGATAAAATACCGGCTAAGAGCAAAATTATTAAGACAAGTATAACATATAATAGTTAA
- the dcd gene encoding dCTP deaminase yields the protein MILGDRDLKYYIEKGWIRIDPLKEDTIRENGVDLRIGNEIARFRKTDKVYDYNSRLEDFFIKEISDEFIINPHEHVLLTTEEYVKLPNDIMAFVNLRSSFARLGLFIPPTIVDAGFEGQLTIEIIGSEFPIKLKRGMRFLHLIFARTLTPVENPYHGKYQGQKGVTLPKINLLEASTL from the coding sequence ATGATTTTAGGAGATCGTGATCTAAAGTATTATATAGAAAAGGGTTGGATAAGGATTGATCCATTAAAAGAAGATACTATAAGGGAAAACGGTGTTGATTTAAGGATAGGAAATGAGATAGCTAGGTTTAGGAAGACTGATAAAGTTTATGATTATAATTCTAGGTTAGAGGACTTCTTCATAAAAGAGATTTCAGACGAATTTATCATAAATCCTCATGAACACGTCTTACTTACTACGGAGGAATATGTGAAATTACCTAACGATATAATGGCATTTGTTAATTTAAGGTCTTCCTTTGCAAGGCTAGGTTTATTTATACCCCCAACAATAGTAGATGCTGGATTTGAAGGACAGCTAACGATTGAGATTATAGGCTCAGAATTTCCTATAAAATTAAAAAGAGGAATGAGATTCCTCCACCTAATATTCGCAAGAACATTAACTCCAGTTGAGAATCCTTATCATGGCAAATACCAAGGACAGAAAGGAGTTACACTACCTAAAATTAATTTACTAGAAGCTTCCACGCTTTAA
- a CDS encoding CopG family transcriptional regulator: protein MKIISIKLTDEEYKELEERARKEGYVLISDFIKAIILSSSSNISHYAQSSEITPQLLSKLEKKIQDMINPFTSQIEELKQRIAELTERVELLEDKLNKKMESSKESDSKKSKKSFESKTASKSETTKRTAIEILREQGAIYESELKLNNPDAFFDRLESQGAIVITTDSERIAIDRNFMEEFKKKITEIHTSDETEAQKYLTRQEYKLFQKLRQSSLIYFDADIKAWKLLVN from the coding sequence ATGAAGATTATATCGATAAAATTAACAGACGAAGAATATAAGGAGTTAGAGGAGAGGGCTAGGAAAGAAGGTTATGTTCTAATTAGTGATTTTATTAAAGCAATAATTTTATCATCTTCATCAAATATCTCTCACTACGCTCAGTCTTCTGAAATTACACCTCAGCTATTATCTAAATTGGAGAAAAAAATACAAGATATGATAAATCCCTTTACTTCTCAAATAGAAGAACTTAAGCAAAGGATTGCCGAACTAACGGAAAGGGTAGAATTATTAGAAGATAAATTAAATAAAAAAATGGAATCTAGTAAAGAGTCTGATAGTAAGAAATCTAAGAAAAGTTTTGAAAGTAAGACTGCTAGTAAATCAGAAACTACAAAAAGAACTGCAATTGAAATATTAAGGGAACAAGGTGCTATTTATGAATCTGAATTAAAATTAAATAACCCAGATGCGTTTTTCGATAGATTAGAAAGCCAAGGGGCTATAGTAATAACTACTGACTCGGAAAGAATAGCAATAGATCGTAATTTCATGGAAGAATTTAAGAAAAAAATAACTGAAATACATACATCAGATGAGACTGAGGCACAGAAATATTTAACTAGACAAGAATATAAACTATTTCAAAAATTAAGACAAAGCAGTCTTATATATTTTGATGCAGATATTAAAGCGTGGAAGCTTCTAGTAAATTAA
- a CDS encoding ATP-dependent DNA ligase: MEFKVIAEYFDKLEKISSRLQLTALLADLLSKTDKSVIDKVVYIIQGKLWPDFLGYPELGIGEKFLIKAISIATNTEEKEVESAFKIIGDLGEVARRLKSKQQSSSILGFLGSSKAESLKVDEVYSTLSKIALTIGEGSRDLKIRLLAGLLRKADPLEAKFLVRFVEGRLRVGIGDATVLDALALSFGGGQASSEIIERAYNLRADLGNIAKILAERGIEELKTLKPEPGIPIRPMLAERLSDPEEILKKVGGKALVDYKYDGERAQIHKKGDKIYIFSRRLENITSQYPDVIDYINSYIEGNDFIIEGEIVAVDPDSGEMRPFQELMHRKRKSDIHEAIKEYPVNVFLFDLMYYDNTDYTVKPLEIRRKMLESIVKPNDKIKIAHHIITDNVDTLMTFFYQAISEGAEGVMVKSINKDSIYQAGARGWLWIKFKRDYQSEMADTVDLVVVGAFYGKGKRGGKLSSLLMAAYNPATDTFESVCKVASGFSDEQLDELQKKLLEIKRETKHPRVNSKMIPDIWVEPVYVAEIMGAEITLSPLHTCCQDMIVRGAGLSVRFPRFIRWRDDKSPEDATTTNEILEMYNKQIKKKTDTSSSTENI, from the coding sequence ATGGAGTTTAAAGTTATTGCAGAATACTTCGATAAGCTAGAGAAAATTTCCTCTAGACTACAACTCACTGCTCTCTTAGCAGATTTATTAAGTAAGACTGATAAGTCAGTTATAGATAAGGTAGTATATATAATTCAAGGTAAATTATGGCCAGACTTTTTAGGTTATCCCGAACTAGGAATAGGTGAGAAGTTTTTAATAAAAGCAATAAGTATAGCAACAAATACAGAAGAAAAAGAGGTTGAAAGTGCGTTTAAGATAATTGGTGATTTGGGAGAGGTAGCTAGGAGATTAAAGAGTAAGCAACAGTCTTCCAGTATTTTAGGGTTTTTAGGTTCTTCTAAAGCAGAGTCGTTAAAAGTGGATGAGGTATATTCTACATTAAGTAAGATAGCATTAACTATAGGTGAAGGGAGTAGAGATTTAAAAATAAGATTACTAGCTGGATTATTAAGAAAAGCTGATCCTTTAGAAGCTAAATTCTTAGTGAGATTCGTTGAGGGTAGACTTAGAGTGGGTATAGGAGATGCAACTGTCTTAGATGCTTTAGCTTTAAGTTTCGGCGGAGGTCAAGCATCTTCAGAAATAATAGAAAGAGCTTATAATTTAAGAGCCGATTTAGGAAATATAGCTAAAATTTTAGCTGAGAGAGGTATTGAGGAATTAAAAACGCTAAAACCTGAACCTGGAATTCCTATTAGGCCAATGTTAGCTGAGAGATTATCTGATCCAGAGGAAATTTTAAAGAAGGTTGGGGGTAAGGCATTAGTAGATTATAAATATGATGGGGAAAGGGCACAAATACATAAAAAAGGAGATAAGATCTATATATTCTCTAGAAGATTAGAGAATATAACTTCTCAGTATCCAGATGTTATAGATTATATAAATAGTTATATAGAAGGTAACGATTTTATAATAGAAGGAGAGATAGTAGCAGTTGACCCAGATAGTGGTGAAATGAGGCCGTTTCAAGAGTTGATGCATAGGAAAAGGAAATCCGATATCCATGAGGCTATTAAGGAATATCCAGTAAATGTATTTTTATTTGATTTAATGTATTATGACAATACGGACTACACAGTCAAACCATTAGAAATTAGGAGAAAAATGCTTGAAAGTATTGTAAAACCTAATGATAAAATAAAGATAGCACATCATATAATTACAGATAATGTAGATACTTTAATGACGTTTTTCTATCAAGCTATTTCAGAAGGTGCAGAGGGTGTAATGGTTAAATCGATTAATAAAGATTCAATATATCAAGCTGGAGCAAGGGGTTGGTTATGGATTAAATTTAAACGTGACTATCAGAGTGAGATGGCAGATACGGTAGATCTAGTCGTAGTGGGTGCATTTTACGGAAAGGGAAAAAGAGGAGGAAAATTAAGCTCTTTATTAATGGCAGCATATAATCCTGCCACTGATACCTTCGAATCTGTATGTAAAGTAGCTAGTGGTTTCTCTGACGAGCAATTAGATGAACTTCAAAAGAAATTATTGGAAATAAAGAGGGAGACTAAGCATCCGAGAGTTAATTCTAAGATGATACCAGATATTTGGGTTGAGCCCGTATATGTTGCGGAAATAATGGGTGCAGAAATAACGCTTTCTCCTTTACATACTTGCTGCCAAGATATGATTGTAAGAGGTGCTGGTTTATCAGTAAGATTTCCTAGATTTATAAGATGGAGAGATGATAAAAGTCCAGAAGACGCTACAACTACTAATGAAATACTAGAAATGTATAATAAGCAGATAAAGAAGAAAACAGATACTTCCTCTTCGACTGAAAACATATAA
- a CDS encoding NAD(P)/FAD-dependent oxidoreductase → MTEYIIVGAGSHGLSLAYHLVKKGFGKNDIVLIEAKRIGYGSSSRNASRYRYHFYSKENIEFALNAIEYLKRQVKELNYNSLLIRTGYLWILENETDYNVFKKLDNLWRTYNIGGKFLECNNYDYLKFDGECYLAPQNGAFHHDYILYSYYYEIKDKISIIFDEVKSLIVNNGKIKGVKLSSGKEVNGKNVIVTAGAWSGIVLSSIGINVPIFPEKKEIYITEPLKYFIEPLIIDSSKQIYFSQTLKGEIIGGIEDKREYKFEEFSISIYNTIKYLKILKNLVKGINGLGIMRGWSGYYEMTPDNSHVMGYSNSWPEGLYIDAGYSGHGMMFAPYSGKIMADLVADNYKNVFIDIFSPSRFELHKLINETLVI, encoded by the coding sequence ATGACAGAGTATATAATAGTAGGTGCAGGATCGCATGGATTGAGCTTAGCATACCATCTAGTAAAAAAAGGATTTGGAAAAAATGATATAGTGCTAATAGAGGCAAAAAGAATAGGTTATGGATCAAGCAGTAGAAACGCAAGCAGATATAGATATCATTTTTATAGCAAAGAAAATATAGAATTTGCACTGAATGCAATAGAGTACTTGAAACGGCAAGTAAAAGAACTTAATTATAACTCTCTTTTAATCAGAACTGGTTATTTATGGATTCTAGAAAATGAAACAGATTATAATGTTTTTAAAAAGTTAGATAATTTATGGAGGACTTATAATATAGGTGGTAAATTTTTGGAATGCAATAATTATGACTATTTAAAATTTGATGGGGAATGTTACCTAGCTCCACAAAACGGGGCATTTCATCATGATTATATCTTATATAGTTATTATTACGAAATTAAGGATAAAATAAGTATAATTTTTGATGAAGTTAAATCGTTAATTGTAAATAATGGAAAAATAAAAGGTGTGAAGTTAAGTAGCGGAAAAGAAGTTAACGGTAAAAACGTAATAGTAACTGCAGGAGCCTGGAGTGGCATAGTATTGTCAAGTATAGGAATTAATGTGCCTATATTCCCTGAGAAAAAGGAGATATATATAACGGAACCTTTAAAATATTTTATCGAACCCTTAATAATTGATAGTAGTAAACAAATATATTTCTCACAAACATTAAAGGGGGAAATAATTGGAGGAATTGAAGATAAACGAGAATATAAATTTGAAGAGTTTTCGATATCAATTTACAATACAATAAAATACCTTAAGATCTTAAAGAATTTAGTTAAAGGAATAAATGGATTAGGAATAATGAGAGGATGGTCTGGATATTATGAGATGACTCCAGATAACTCTCACGTTATGGGATATTCTAATAGTTGGCCAGAAGGACTATATATCGATGCAGGATATAGCGGCCATGGAATGATGTTCGCTCCATATTCTGGAAAAATAATGGCAGATTTAGTAGCAGATAATTATAAGAATGTGTTCATAGATATATTCTCTCCAAGTAGATTTGAATTACATAAATTAATTAATGAAACATTGGTTATTTAA
- a CDS encoding Mut7-C RNAse domain-containing protein, translating into MLSQKFIVDAMLGRVARWLRIMGYDTLYSNKFEDWKILKIAESQNRIIITRDRGLYRRSIKRGLKCILLNADSDIVHSLAYIAYKSKIDLSVNIDATRCAICNSLLKKVSENRWVCPKCKKEYWKGKHWKTIEEVIIKANSELIKLEEKNASRGASANPRIKQGNRSIINRDS; encoded by the coding sequence ATGTTATCACAAAAGTTTATTGTAGATGCTATGTTAGGTAGAGTTGCGAGATGGTTAAGAATAATGGGTTATGATACATTATACAGTAATAAATTCGAGGATTGGAAAATTTTAAAAATAGCTGAGTCTCAGAATAGGATAATTATAACTAGAGATCGTGGACTTTATCGTAGGTCCATTAAAAGGGGATTAAAGTGCATTTTACTTAATGCGGATTCAGACATAGTTCATAGCTTAGCATATATTGCATATAAATCTAAAATAGATTTATCAGTAAACATAGATGCAACTAGATGTGCTATATGTAATTCATTATTAAAGAAAGTCTCAGAAAATAGATGGGTATGCCCTAAATGTAAGAAGGAATACTGGAAAGGAAAACATTGGAAAACAATTGAAGAGGTAATAATTAAAGCTAACTCTGAGTTAATTAAATTAGAAGAGAAAAATGCTTCAAGAGGAGCTAGTGCAAATCCAAGAATTAAACAAGGAAACAGGTCGATTATTAATAGAGATAGCTAG
- the amrA gene encoding AmmeMemoRadiSam system protein A yields the protein MLQEELVQIQELNKETGRLLIEIARRAIKEKFNLDNLNLSEYENPILNKKGLAFVTIEKLTGNTTTLRGCIGYVEAVAPLKNIVASAAKAAAFSDPRFRPLDREELDKIIVEVTILTKPEEIKIENRWDLPKIIKVGEDGLIVEKGILYSGLLLPQVAKEYCWDSETFLAETCIKASLEPDCWLDKSVRIKRFNGIIFRETEPNSKDILVISPKDVKCKINELLNYYG from the coding sequence ATGCTTCAAGAGGAGCTAGTGCAAATCCAAGAATTAAACAAGGAAACAGGTCGATTATTAATAGAGATAGCTAGAAGAGCGATTAAGGAGAAATTTAATTTAGACAATTTAAATTTAAGTGAATACGAGAATCCAATTCTTAATAAAAAGGGTCTTGCTTTTGTAACTATAGAAAAGTTAACTGGTAACACTACGACATTAAGAGGGTGTATTGGTTATGTCGAGGCAGTAGCTCCTTTAAAAAATATAGTAGCTTCTGCAGCTAAAGCCGCTGCTTTCTCTGATCCAAGATTTAGGCCATTAGATCGAGAAGAATTAGATAAAATTATAGTTGAAGTTACTATTTTAACTAAACCAGAGGAAATTAAAATAGAAAATAGATGGGATCTTCCTAAGATTATAAAAGTTGGTGAAGATGGCTTAATAGTAGAAAAAGGAATATTATATAGTGGTCTTCTTTTGCCTCAAGTAGCTAAAGAGTACTGCTGGGACTCAGAGACGTTTTTAGCAGAGACATGTATCAAAGCGTCTTTAGAGCCTGATTGCTGGTTAGATAAATCAGTAAGAATTAAAAGATTTAATGGAATAATATTTAGAGAAACTGAACCAAATTCAAAAGATATTTTAGTTATATCACCTAAAGATGTTAAGTGCAAAATAAATGAATTACTAAATTATTATGGATAA
- a CDS encoding MBL fold metallo-hydrolase, with product MHNLVKIMSNGAILIGDNFTIDGHYEKPYRVVTHFHADHTIGLDKSISSCDGIIATPLTLEILSLDYAIPPRKILGLNYDIKFSINDETIMLKRSEHVIGSAQVLIELENGLKIGYTGDFKNPGKGTPILNPDILIIESTYGKPEFRRPFKDDVESLLTDYIKDALIYGPVRIYGYHGKLQEIMISLRKYGIDAPFITNGKIFKMTSIAIKYGYNITGVFNENESEAKEIMRDGWYINFSHYNEFKRRDGKYFNFLLTGWEFDNIVKRIDSKSYIVSFSDHADFDDLIYYVSNTSAKYIITDGGRRGYAKELAEYISKKLGKVSFSMP from the coding sequence GTGCATAACCTTGTAAAAATAATGTCTAATGGGGCTATATTAATAGGTGATAATTTTACCATAGATGGGCATTATGAAAAACCATATAGAGTAGTTACTCACTTTCATGCAGATCATACTATTGGATTAGATAAAAGTATCTCCTCTTGTGACGGGATAATTGCAACACCATTAACACTTGAAATTTTAAGTTTAGACTACGCGATACCGCCTAGAAAAATACTAGGACTTAACTATGATATTAAGTTTAGTATAAATGACGAGACAATAATGTTAAAACGTTCAGAACATGTTATAGGTTCTGCCCAGGTATTAATAGAATTAGAAAATGGTTTAAAAATAGGTTATACAGGTGATTTTAAGAATCCAGGTAAAGGAACACCTATATTAAATCCAGATATTTTAATTATAGAATCTACCTATGGTAAGCCAGAATTCAGAAGACCATTTAAAGATGATGTGGAGAGTTTGTTAACTGATTATATAAAAGATGCGTTAATTTACGGACCAGTGAGAATATATGGATATCACGGGAAGTTACAAGAAATTATGATTAGCTTAAGAAAGTATGGGATAGACGCTCCTTTTATAACTAACGGGAAAATTTTCAAGATGACTAGCATAGCTATTAAATACGGTTATAATATAACGGGAGTTTTTAATGAAAATGAGAGTGAAGCAAAAGAAATAATGAGGGACGGTTGGTATATTAATTTCTCGCATTACAATGAGTTTAAGAGAAGAGACGGAAAATACTTCAATTTTCTTTTAACGGGATGGGAATTTGATAATATAGTGAAAAGGATAGATAGTAAATCTTATATAGTATCATTTAGTGATCATGCGGATTTTGATGATCTTATATATTATGTTAGTAATACATCTGCAAAATATATAATAACTGATGGTGGAAGGAGAGGTTATGCTAAAGAGCTAGCCGAGTACATATCAAAAAAATTAGGTAAGGTTTCGTTTAGTATGCCTTAG